The Vicugna pacos chromosome 2, VicPac4, whole genome shotgun sequence sequence ACCGGTGAGCTCCTGGATCTTGGCAAGTAAGGGCTTATAGATGTCGTTATACTTTTTCTCCAGAGCCTGAAATTCCTTATCAAATTTGGCTTCTATCTTATCGCATCGCTTCTGCAGCTTTTTGAGGGCCAGGACTCGGCATTTCACCGAGTTAGGCAGGCTCTCGATAAAGTCATTCCTAGGCTTTGGTGCATTCTCTGCAGGGGTCTGGGGCTCCTCCGCCGTCTGACCGGCCGCGCCGTCGGAGTCGCCGGCCGCGCTGTCAGAATCGCCCCCCTGCGCACCACCTTCCGCCATTACCTCCTCTGCCGCCGCGGCCGCctccgctgccgccgctgccgcctgGCTCGGCTCCGCAGGGCCCTGGTTCTCCGAGTCGGCCATGTTCGAGAAGCGCGGAGGTCTAGGCTGGCTCCTGCAGAGACCTGCACCCGACTGCACCACAGCGGTCCTGCGGCTGCGGCAAGCGGCAAGCGGCGCTGACGTCGGCCGCGGCAGTGACGTGGGCGCGGCCCCGCCCTTTCGCCCGCGGGCCCTTGACTGGCTCTCCAGCATCAGCTGATGGTCGGGCCCTCGAAC is a genomic window containing:
- the NAP1L5 gene encoding nucleosome assembly protein 1-like 5; this translates as MLESQSRARGRKGGAAPTSLPRPTSAPLAACRSRRTAVVQSGAGLCRSQPRPPRFSNMADSENQGPAEPSQAAAAAAEAAAAAEEVMAEGGAQGGDSDSAAGDSDGAAGQTAEEPQTPAENAPKPRNDFIESLPNSVKCRVLALKKLQKRCDKIEAKFDKEFQALEKKYNDIYKPLLAKIQELTGEMEGCAWTLEGEEDEDDDEEYEDEEEGEEEEEEEEEPAAEAAAEAAAAAKDEGPHSAAPDDAK